One stretch of Nycticebus coucang isolate mNycCou1 chromosome 7, mNycCou1.pri, whole genome shotgun sequence DNA includes these proteins:
- the METTL8 gene encoding tRNA N(3)-methylcytidine methyltransferase METTL8, mitochondrial isoform X5, with product MRTYCTGDHMQWSKEEEETARKKVKENSAVRVLLEEQVKYENDASKYWDTFYKIHKNKFFKDRNWLLREFPEILPVDQETKEKVGESSWDHLETKTAYCSSRMHCSTMPEEKYHCKKSSGPSDGKSNLDSEHRKGALKTELFPGSNATFRILEVGCGAGNSVFPILNTLRNIPESFLYCCDFASGAVELVKSHSSYRAAQCSAFVHDICDGGLPYPFPDGTLDVILLVFVLSAIHPDRMQGVVNRLSKLLKPGGMLLFRDYGRYDKTQLRFKKGHCLSENFYVRGDGTRAYFFTKGWGQGSLIDGVTKMYGIENVLQRKIKTLLSKIAGKDDAQSQPTHHKVVEAIGIVDPKREISCEKISCEQE from the exons ttAAGTATGAGAATGACGCTAGTAAATACTGGGacacattttacaaaattcaTAAGAATAAGTTTTTCAAAGATCGCAATTGGCTGTTGAGAGAATTTCCTGAAATTCTTCCAGTTGATCAAGAAACTAAAGAGAAGGTGGGAGAATCATCATGGGATCATTTAGAAACTAAGACTGCATATTGTTCCTCAAGAATGCACTGCTCTACTATGCCTGAAGAAAAATATCATTGTAAGAAAAGTTCTGGCCCTTCAGATGGTAAAAGCAACTTAGACTCTGAACACAGAAAAGGAGCTCTGAAGACTGAATTGTTTCCTGGTAGCAATGCCACTTTCAGAATACTAGAG GTCGGCTGTGGGGCTGGAAATAGTGTTTTTCCAATTCTGAACACCTTGCG gaACATTCCGGAGTCCTTTCTTTATTGTTGTGATTTTGCTTCAGGAGCTGTGGAGCTGGTTAAG TCGCACTCGTCCTACAGAGCAGCCCAGTGCTCTGCCTTTGTTCATGATATATGTGACGGCGGCCTACCCTACCCCTTTCCAGATGGCACCCTGGATGTCATTCTCCTGGTCTTTGTGCTCTCTGCTATTCATCCTGACAG GATGCAGGGTGTTGTAAACCGACTGTCCAAATTACTGAAACCTGGAGGAATGCTGTTATTTCGGGACTATGGAAGATATGATAAGACTCAGCTTCGttttaaaaaag gacattgtttatctgaaaatttTTACGTTCGAGGAGATGGTACCAGAGCATATTTCTTCACAAAAG GCTGGGGGCAGGGCAGCCTAATTGATGGTGTCACCAAAATGTATGGAATAGAAAACGTTCTTCAAAGGAAAATCAAGACATTACTATCAAAAATAGCAGGTAAGGATGATGCCCAATCACAACCAACACATCATAAAGTGGTGGAAGCGATAGGAATAGTAGATCCAAAGAGAGAGATCAGCTGTGAAAAGATCAGCTGTGAACAAGAATGA
- the METTL8 gene encoding tRNA N(3)-methylcytidine methyltransferase METTL8, mitochondrial isoform X6: MQWSKEEEETARKKVKENSAVRVLLEEQVKYENDASKYWDTFYKIHKNKFFKDRNWLLREFPEILPVDQETKEKVGESSWDHLETKTAYCSSRMHCSTMPEEKYHCKKSSGPSDGKSNLDSEHRKGALKTELFPGSNATFRILEVGCGAGNSVFPILNTLRNIPESFLYCCDFASGAVELVKSHSSYRAAQCSAFVHDICDGGLPYPFPDGTLDVILLVFVLSAIHPDRMQGVVNRLSKLLKPGGMLLFRDYGRYDKTQLRFKKGHCLSENFYVRGDGTRAYFFTKGWGQGSLIDGVTKMYGIENVLQRKIKTLLSKIAGKDDAQSQPTHHKVVEAIGIVDPKREISCEKISCEQE; the protein is encoded by the exons ttAAGTATGAGAATGACGCTAGTAAATACTGGGacacattttacaaaattcaTAAGAATAAGTTTTTCAAAGATCGCAATTGGCTGTTGAGAGAATTTCCTGAAATTCTTCCAGTTGATCAAGAAACTAAAGAGAAGGTGGGAGAATCATCATGGGATCATTTAGAAACTAAGACTGCATATTGTTCCTCAAGAATGCACTGCTCTACTATGCCTGAAGAAAAATATCATTGTAAGAAAAGTTCTGGCCCTTCAGATGGTAAAAGCAACTTAGACTCTGAACACAGAAAAGGAGCTCTGAAGACTGAATTGTTTCCTGGTAGCAATGCCACTTTCAGAATACTAGAG GTCGGCTGTGGGGCTGGAAATAGTGTTTTTCCAATTCTGAACACCTTGCG gaACATTCCGGAGTCCTTTCTTTATTGTTGTGATTTTGCTTCAGGAGCTGTGGAGCTGGTTAAG TCGCACTCGTCCTACAGAGCAGCCCAGTGCTCTGCCTTTGTTCATGATATATGTGACGGCGGCCTACCCTACCCCTTTCCAGATGGCACCCTGGATGTCATTCTCCTGGTCTTTGTGCTCTCTGCTATTCATCCTGACAG GATGCAGGGTGTTGTAAACCGACTGTCCAAATTACTGAAACCTGGAGGAATGCTGTTATTTCGGGACTATGGAAGATATGATAAGACTCAGCTTCGttttaaaaaag gacattgtttatctgaaaatttTTACGTTCGAGGAGATGGTACCAGAGCATATTTCTTCACAAAAG GCTGGGGGCAGGGCAGCCTAATTGATGGTGTCACCAAAATGTATGGAATAGAAAACGTTCTTCAAAGGAAAATCAAGACATTACTATCAAAAATAGCAGGTAAGGATGATGCCCAATCACAACCAACACATCATAAAGTGGTGGAAGCGATAGGAATAGTAGATCCAAAGAGAGAGATCAGCTGTGAAAAGATCAGCTGTGAACAAGAATGA